From Lycium ferocissimum isolate CSIRO_LF1 chromosome 12, AGI_CSIRO_Lferr_CH_V1, whole genome shotgun sequence, one genomic window encodes:
- the LOC132039367 gene encoding ATP synthase subunit a, chloroplastic-like, with protein sequence MEKGSGNLKLLAELEAICQDVKKKLHDHAFPEIHSGALLPWKIIQLPQGELAAPTNDINTTVALALLTSVAYFYAGLSKKGLGYFSKYIQPTPILLLISILEDFTKPLSLSFRLFGNILADGLVVVVLVSLVPLVVPIPVMLLGLFTSGIQARLGNLVHS encoded by the exons ATGGAAAAGGGATCTGGGAACCTCAAGCTTTTGGCTGAATTGGAAGCAATTTGCCAAGATGTCAAAAAGAAACTACATGATCATGCATTTCCTGAAATTCACTCAG GAGCCCTTTTACCGTGGAAAATTATCCAGTTACCTCAAGGGGAGTTAGCAGCACCAACGAATGATATAAATACGACGGTTGCTTTAGCTTTACTCACATCAGTAGCATATTTTTATGCGGGTCTTAGCAAAAAAGGATTAGGGTATTTCAGTAAATACATTCAACCAACCCCAATCCTTTTACTGATTAGCATCTTAGAAGATTTCACAAAACCTTTATCACTTAGTTTTCGACTTTTCGGGAATATCTTAGCTGATGGATTAgtagttgttgttcttgtttctttAGTACCTTTAGTAGTTCCTATACCTGTCATGCTCCTTGGATTATTTACAAGTGGTATTCAAGCTCGCCTGGGCAATCTAGTTCATTCATAA